Genomic DNA from Gimesia aquarii:
ATTTTATTGATCGAGAAAAAACGGGTCCAAAACCGTTCTTTGTTTATTTGCCTACCAATGCACCACATACTCCTTTGGAAGTTAGTCCGTCGTACTGGAGGCCCTATCAAAAGGCAGGGCTCAATGAAACTACTGCCAAAGTTTATGGAATGATTTCGAATTTAGATGACAATTTGGGCAAATTAATTGCGTATCTGAAAAGATCTCATTTATTAGATACGACCATTGTTTTATTTATAGGTGATAATGGACCACAGCAAAAGCGATTCAATGCTGGATTGAGAGGCAGAAAATCATCGACTTATGAGGGAGGGATTCGTGTCCCTTTTCTTGCCAGTTGGCCGGGACGTTTTCAGGAAGGAATGAAAAGTGATCAGATCGCGGCTCACATTGATGTTTTGCCGACTTTATTAGCTCTGACAAAAACACCTCTACCTGAAACGCTGAAACTCGATGGAATCGATCTTTCGAGTTTACTTTTAAATAAGAGCAAAGCGTTACCGAAACGTAGCCTTTTTTTTCAAGTTCACCGAGGGCTGACACCCCAGCAATACCAAAATTCTGCAGTTGTTTCGAGTCGTTTTAAGCTCGTTGGTTATCCGGGAACATTTGGTAATGAAAATCTGATGAGAAGTAATGAACCTACTTTGGAGTTGTATGATATATTAATCGATCCAGGAGAAAAAAATAATCTGATACAAACTAAAACTAAGATTGCTCAACAACTACGACAACAGTATGAATCTTGGTTTTTATCGATGAGACAATCCCGAAACTTTGAACCAGGATTAATCATCGTCAACCAAGAAAAAGAAAGTCCTTGTGTTTTATGCCGCTATCAGGATGGGAATTATTTTCAGGGAAGGTCTCAAGGTTGGATGGTGAAAATCACTCACTCTGGTTTGTATAAAATCCAAATTGATAAAGGCCAGGTACAAAAATCGGGTAAATTGATCGTGAACTGGCAAGGTCGGCAGACTCACGAGTACTTGAAGCAGAGCGAATCAATGGCGGATTTTGAGTTATCCGAGGGAACAGGATTACTCGATATCTGGTTTCAAGTGGAAGGGGAAGACCGCAGTCATCCAACTGAGAATGGAACTGTGGGAGATGTGATCTTGAAACGACTGGATTAAGAAAGGAACAATTGAAAAAAACCGGCCTGGATTATCCTAATGCCGGTTAGATTCAATTTGTGATTTTTAATTCAACAAATTTTAATAGTGCCAGTCAATACCCACACTCCATGAGCCCACACTCCATTTTTCCCGTTCGATTTCAATTGATGGAAATAGTCCTCTGGTAGGCATACCTTGCCAACGAATACTATCAAAAGGTCTGGCGATTTCACCGGCAATAATATAAGTATAACCGAATCGGAATTTTGCTTCCTCAAGGATTTTCATTCGTTTCAAAACGGGTACTTTGTCAAAAATCGCCATTTCCATAAAGATGGATTGTTCGAAA
This window encodes:
- a CDS encoding arylsulfatase, with the protein product MQLSFFNNKFIQQLFMISGTVLALGDCFSVQAEILQSERPNVILILSDDQGYGDVGFHGNTNLKTPHLDQMAAKGVELSRFYCSPVCAPTRASLMTGRYYYRTGVIHTSRGGAKMHGDEVTMAELLKDAGYKTGIFGKWHLGDNFPMRPQDQGFEESLIHKSGGIGQSPDKPNSYFNSWLWKNGTQQKVVGYCTDVFFKAAIDFIDREKTGPKPFFVYLPTNAPHTPLEVSPSYWRPYQKAGLNETTAKVYGMISNLDDNLGKLIAYLKRSHLLDTTIVLFIGDNGPQQKRFNAGLRGRKSSTYEGGIRVPFLASWPGRFQEGMKSDQIAAHIDVLPTLLALTKTPLPETLKLDGIDLSSLLLNKSKALPKRSLFFQVHRGLTPQQYQNSAVVSSRFKLVGYPGTFGNENLMRSNEPTLELYDILIDPGEKNNLIQTKTKIAQQLRQQYESWFLSMRQSRNFEPGLIIVNQEKESPCVLCRYQDGNYFQGRSQGWMVKITHSGLYKIQIDKGQVQKSGKLIVNWQGRQTHEYLKQSESMADFELSEGTGLLDIWFQVEGEDRSHPTENGTVGDVILKRLD